In a genomic window of Punica granatum isolate Tunisia-2019 chromosome 6, ASM765513v2, whole genome shotgun sequence:
- the LOC116210634 gene encoding uncharacterized protein LOC116210634, which translates to MEPPPPQAAPPPPPPPPSDSAASSPRSRPADTWDPNLPAADHGLPSKLRLMCSYGGHIVPRPHDKSLCYVGGETRIVVVDRNVISLPVLSAHLSKTLLHGRPFTLKYQLPNEDLDSLITVSTDEDLENMIDEHDRTVSNPALKPSRLRLFLFPLKPESAQSNIGPILDSSSAKSEDWFLNALNRGFSDSAPVNCLLGLDDDAAAIQANSTDLGRDEKGTKQGQDVHSVPDSPMLETTSSFGSTSSCPSIANLPSIRVRAEEGGNMKLGIEDQFANMVVGGGMGLKQDEGFMTQPPVAIPTTGVPVSSGAGDYANRVVSDDERSDHGIPFGYRKLGVAPPQSQQKSSGGLELPSPDSVSSDSSLTNMISRQKHVLYQDQVVQLASGMEPIINISDLNTGMQLQQHIQDQGYALQPQVDPRQQSQQHQQSAPQQQQQQQPFIHAGSHYIHQHPAGPVPVTTYYPVYQPQQPHLHPHSQLDQQYPVYYMPVSQAQAYNLSAQAQQPNTNDTAKANPNPTANVPTRPQTPPNATIIAQPTSYNLNTVRNAPAGKPEVAQGGAYRMATSAASPLVQQQYVGYSPIHHPSQSMAPTSGGTAAFAYDFTNPAHSQQIYYTQHLGPTLSSQYQTISAEASGQHSADAMKQQIRTSQAL; encoded by the exons ATGGAGCCACCGCCCCCCCAGGCCGCGCCGCCTCCGCCCCCGCCCCCGCCGTCGGATTCCGCGGCCTCCTCGCCCCGCTCCCGCCCCGCCGACACGTGGGATCCCAACCTCCCCGCCGCCGATCACGGGCTACCGTCGAAACTGCGGCTGATGTGCAGCTACGGCGGCCATATCGTCCCCCGGCCCCACGACAAGTCCCTCTGCTACGTCGGCGGCGAGACCCGCATCGTGGTCGTGGACCGCAACGTCATCTCCCTCCCGGTCCTCTCGGCTCACCTCTCCAAGACCCTCCTGCATGGCCGCCCCTTCACCCTCAAGTACCAGCTCCCCAACGAGGACCTCGACTCCCTCATCACCGTCTCCACCGACGAGGACCTCGAGAACATGATCGACGAGCACGACCGTACCGTCTCCAATCCCGCCCTTAAGCCCTCCCGCCTCcgtctcttcctcttcccccTCAAGCCCGAGTCCGCACAGTCCAACATCGGCCCCATCCTCGATTCCTCCTCCGCTAAATCCGAGGACTGGTTCCTCAACGCCCTTAATCGAGGTTTCTCCGACTCCGCCCCAGTGAACTGCCTACTCGGCCTCGATGACGATGCGGCGGCAATCCAGGCAAACAGCACCGATTTGGGGAGAGACGAGAAGGGAACAAAACAGGGACAGGACGTCCACTCTGTCCCCGATTCACCGATGCTCGAGACGACCTCATCTTTCGGATCAACATCCTCATGTCCCTCGATCGCGAATCTGCCTTCGATTCGGGTCCGAGCTGAGGAGGGTGGCAACATGAAATTGGGCATCGAGGATCAGTTCGCAAACATGGTTGTGGGGGGTGGCATGGGGCTGAAGCAGGACGAGGGCTTCATGACGCAGCCCCCTGTGGCCATTCCAACCACCGGAGTTCCGGTCAGCTCTGGTGCTGGGGATTATGCAAACAGGGTTGTCTCCGATGATGAGAGATCAGATCACGGGATCCCATTCGGGTACCGGAAATTGGGGGTGGCCCCTCCCCAGTCGCAGCAGAAGTCAAGTGGTGGTCTTGAATTGCCCTCCCCAGATTCGGTCTCAAG TGACAGTAGCTTGACAAATATGATCTCCCGTCAGAAACATGTTCTCTATCAAGACCAAGTTGTACAGCTGGCCTCAGGAATGGAACCGATCATCAACATATCCGACCTGAACACAGGAATGCAGCTACAACAACACATTCAGGATCAAGGGTATGCGTTGCAACCTCAAGTTGATCCCAGACAACAATCTCAGCAGCATCAACAATCTGCACCccagcaacagcagcagcagcagccttTCATTCATGCAGGCTCCCACTACATTCACCAGCATCCTGCAGGGCCTGTCCCGGTCACCACCTACTATCCTGTTTACCAGCCTCAACAACCTCACCTCCATCCCCACTCCCAGCTCGATCAGCAGTACCCAGTATACTATATGCCTGTAAGTCAGGCCCAGGCCTATAACTTATCAGCTCAAGCTCAGCAGCCCAACACAAATGATACTGCTAAGGCGAACCCAAACCCAACTGCAAACGTCCCTACTCGCCCCCAGACACCACCCAATGCCACCATTATTGCTCAGCCCACAAGCTATAATCTCAACACTGTCAGAAATGCCCCAGCTGGTAAACCTGAAGTGGCTCAAGGTGGCGCGTACAGAATGGCAACCTCTGCAGCCTCACCTCTCGTACAGCAGCAATATGTCGGGTACTCACCTATTCATCACCCGTCCCAGTCAATGGCTCCCACTTCAGGTGGGACTGCTGCTTTTGCATACGATTTCACAAACCCAGCCCATTCCCAGCAGATATACTACACTCAGCATCTAGGACCCACCTTGTCCTCTCAGTATCAGACAATCTCTGCGGAAGCCTCCGGGCAGCATTCTGCAGATGCCATGAAGCAGCAGATCAGAACATCGCAGGCACTATGA
- the LOC116210025 gene encoding elongator complex protein 2 translates to MSSSADVKASARRLFIGAGCNRVVNNVSWGACDLVSFGAQNAVAIFSPKTAQILTTLPGHKAAVNCTHWLPSNKFAFRAKNMERHYLVSGDADGAIMLWELSIIDQKWKHVLQVPQSHKKGVTCIAAIVISDRAAMFATTSSDGTAHVYEAVLPSSTGDECTVSHVESIPVGSKAMVTISLAQLPGSAGQIVLAMGGLDNEIHLYCGDRTGKFMHACELKGHIDWIRSLDFSLPVCTEGEQDGLLLVSSSQDRGIRIWKIALRDSAAGNRSASSIDEINLASYIEGPVLVAGSYSYQISLESLLIGHEDWVYSVEWQPPIWSSTERMSYYQPLSLLSASMDKTMMIWKPEKTTGIWMNVVTVGELSHCALGFYGGHWSPDGNSILAHGYGGSFHLWRNVGSDFDNWKPQRVPSGHFAAVTDIAWARSGEYILSVSHDQTTRVFAPWELEASHNGASWHEIARPQVHGHDINCVTIIKGKGNHRFVSGAEEKVSRVFEAPLSFLKTLNHATSEIFGFSEDCQTDVQILGANMSALGLSQKPIYVQAPHAREMPERTGTAGLDSLETIPDAVPVVLTEPPIEEQLAWHTLWPESHKLYGHGNELYSLCCDHEGKLVASSCKAQSATVAEIWLWQVGSWKAVGRLHSHSLTVTQMEFSHDSKMLLAVSRDRQFSVFSIIRTDTGDITHRLLARQEAHKRIIWACSWNPFSHEFATGSRDKTVKIWAVEGESSVKHISTLPQFSSSVTALSWVGLDWKQNSGLLAVGMENGLVELWALRIVRTEGTEVPKVSASLAARLDPLMCHISTVNRLAWRTSVKAEDLRTIQLASCGADQCVRVFEIDVE, encoded by the exons ATGTCTTCTTCAGCGGATGTTAAAGCGAGCGCGAGGAGGCTCTTCATCGGAGCAGGCTGCAACAGAGTCGTGAACAACGTCTCATGGGGCGCGTGCGACTTGGTCTCCTTCGGCGCTCAGAACGCCGTCGCCATCTTCTCCCCCAAG ACGGCACAGATTCTAACGACGCTTCCCGGCCACAAGGCGGCAGTGAACTGCACGCACTGGCTTCCGAGCAACAAATTTGCTTTCAGAG CGAAAAACATGGAGCGGCATTACCTAGTATCTGGAGATGCTGACGGTGCCATTATGTTGTGGGAGCTGTCTATCATTGACCAAAAG TGGAAGCATGTCTTGCAAGTGCCACAGTCACATAAGAAGGGTGTCACCTGCATTGCTGCTATCGTGATATCTGACAGAGCCGCTATGTTTGCAACAACTTCATCAGATGGTACAGCACACGTGTATGAAGCTGTTCTTCCGTCATCTACCGGAG ATGAATGTACAGTATCTCATGTGGAGTCCATTCCTGTCGGTTCTAAAGCTATGGTAACAATCTCGTTGGCTCAATTGCCTGGGAGCGCTGGGCAGATTGTCCTGGCTATGGGAGGTTTAGATAATGAAATTCACTTGTACTGTGGTGATAGAACTGGGAAG TTCATGCATGCCTGTGAGTTGAAAGGGCACATAGACTGGATCCGAAGTTTGGATTTCTCATTACCAGTATGCACTGAGGGTGAACAGGACGGCCTGTTACTTGTAAGTTCATCTCAAGACAGAGGCATACGCATTTGGAAGATTGCCCTCCGTGATTCTGCAGCTGGTAATCGGAGTGCAAGCAGCATTGACGAAATAAACCTGGCGTCTTATATCGAAGGTCCGGTGCTTGTTGCTGGGTCCTACTCATATCAGATCTCTCTTGAATCACTTCTTATTGGACATGAGGACTGGGTATACTCTGTGGAGTGGCAGCCTCCTATATGGTCTTCTACAGAAAGGATGTCTTACTATCAGCCGCTAAGTCTCCTATCAGCATCGATGGACAAGACTATGATGATCTGGAAACCCGAAAAAACGACTGGTATTTGGATGAATGTGGTCACAGTTGGGGAGTTAAGTCATTGTGCGTTGGGGTTCTATGGTGGCCATTGGAGCCCAGATGGGAATTCAATCTTAGCACACGGATATGGCGGATCTTTTCATCTTTGGAGAAATGTTGGTTCTGACTTTGATAATTGGAAGCCGCAAAGGGTACCATCTGGACATTTTGCTGCTGTGACAGATATTGCATGGGCGAGGTCTGGTGAATACATATTGTCAGTTAGCCATGACCAG ACCACTCGAGTATTTGCACCTTGGGAACTGGAAGCTTCTCATAATGGGGCCTCTTGGCATGAAATAGCACGGCCTCAAGTGCATGGTCATGATATTAATTGTGTAACCATTATAAAAGGGAAGGGGAACCATCGCTTTGTCAGTGGAGCTGAGGAGAAAGTTTCAAGAGTGTTTGAAGCCCCTTTGTCATTTCTAAAGACACTAAATCATGCCACATCAGAAATCTTTGGCTTCTCTGAAGATTGTCAAACAGATGTGCAAATTCTGGGGGCAAATATGTCTGCTCTTGGACTGTCCCAGAAACCTATATATGTTCAAG CTCCCCATGCTCGTGAGATGCCAGAAAGAACTGGTACGGCTGGACTTGACTCCCTCGAAACCATTCCAGATGCAGTTCCTGTTGTTTTGACGGAACCTCCAATTGAAGAGCAGCTGGCGTGGCACACACTATGGCCGGAGTCCCACAAGTTGTATGGCCATGGCAATGAGCTCTACTCTCTCTGCTGTGATCACGAGGGCAAGCTTGTAGCTTCTTCATGCAAG GCCCAATCAGCGACGGTGGCGGAAATATGGCTGTGGCAGGTAGGTTCATGGAAGGCGGTAGGTCGTCTGCACTCTCACAGCTTAACAGTGACACAAATGGAATTTTCTCACGACAGCAAAATGCTTTTAGCTGTTTCAAGGGACAGACAATTCTCTGTTTTCTCGATAATCAGGACAG ACACCGGTGACATCACTCACCGATTGTTAGCAAGGCAGGAGGCTCACAAGAGAATAATTTGGGCCTGTTCATGGAACCCGTTCAGTCATGAATTTGCAACGGGTTCACGAGACAAGACTGTTAAAATATGGGCTGTGGAGGGGGAATCTTCAGTGAAGCACATCTCGACTCTGCCACAGTTTAGCAGCAGTGTGACCGCTCTTTCCTGGGTCGGCCTAGACTGGAAGCAGAACTCTGGACTTTTAGCTGTTGGAATGGAAAATGGACTTGTTGAGCTGTGGGCTCTGAGAATCGTGAGAACTGAAGGCACTGAAGTTCCCAAGGTCAGCGCTTCTCTGGCTGCTCGACTTGACCCATTGATGTGCCACATTTCTACTGTAAACCGTCTCGCATGGAGAACCAGTGTCAAGGCAGAGGATTTGAGGACCATTCAGCTCGCTTCTTGCGGAGCTGATCAGTGTGTACGAGTATTCGAGATTGATGTCGAATGA